The Candidatus Nomurabacteria bacterium genome segment TATGGCAACAAGTAACGAGGACCAAATTCAAGAGCTACAACAACTAGCTGCCTTAAAAGATCAAGGTATTCTTACGCAAGAAGAATTTGACGCCAAAAAGAGGCAGATTTTGGGTATTTAATTACAGCTTACGGGGTTAGACAGAGTATTGGTAATGTGGTAAAGTACTACTGAGTTTTACATATAGACGCAGCAGTATATACGAAATGGCCCCGTCGTCTAGTGGTCCAGGATATCTGGTTCTCATCCAGAAGATCGCGGGTTCGAACCCCGCCGGGGTCACCATGAAAATAGCTCACCTACGCGTGGGCTTTTTTCATGGAATAACTAGAATAGAGTTGTTTTAGGTCTCAATATTTGCATACAATATTGATGCATTGTAAAATTTATAGGCTAGGTTACTAGAGGACATCTACAATTGGAGGTGGAGGCAGTGTCGGAACCTGAACCACAACAAGCTATTCAAGCCCCGCAATCGCTCATGGATTTAGAAAATCTGGGGCGTCGGCTGGGTAAGATTTTACGTAAACTTGCGACCACGCAAGAACGTAAGCAGGCTGCATTAGCCAAGGTGAACGAACGCTACGATGCAGATATTAGCTCGCTTAGTGGCGATGCGGACAGGCTGGTGGACGTAATCATCGAATACGCTCACGCTCACAAACCAGAATTGACTGACACCCAGACAGTTCACTTGGGCTCTATGGACATCGAATGGCGCACGGATGGCAAGGGTTCGCTTTGTCTCTTGGTGCCAGAAGAAGAGGTGGTAAAGAGGCTCAAGCGATTCAAGTCTGGGAGGGATCACATCGTAGTAAAAGAGTCTGTCGCCCGAGCTTCGCTCAAGGCAGATAAGCTCACTAGAGCCAAGCTGGCTGGGCTAGTGGACGTCGTCTACAAGAACGTGGTCCGGGTCTCTGTCTTGCCCACTCCTGCCCAACGAAAGAGTGGTGCCAAATGGCTCTTTGTTGAGCGAAAGCAGTAAACTAGCGAACGGCCCGGGGGAGATCCCCGGGCCGTATTCGCAATTATCAGCCGCATTCTACTTACTAGTCTTACATACTATTTGCATGTCATCGTCTTACACTACTGATAATTATTAGCTTCATATGACGTACGTTAAGCGAATGTAATGCTGCACACGCAACGCTTCTACACCTGGAGTGACACTATCGCTTAAGACTATCGGTAATTGTTTGTACCGTATCGGTATTCTCGGTAAATTGTTGAATAGATTCGTCTATACTGGTACTGCCGAGTGCAATATCCATGAGCTCTTGTGGCTCTGGAATCGCTTGCTGAGATACGTTTTGTACACTCCCAAGTAAGTCTCTTATAAAGTCCATAGCGTTACCTCCAATGCTTAATATTTTTTTAGGTGGTGTACCCTCGCAGAAGACACACCACATGTACATAAAGGGTCAATAGTTCTAGCGGATTACCTTATGTGCATACTGCATATATGCGGCTATGTCGCAGATTAGTATTACGTTACTAGCTGATAATTAGCTGAGAAACAACCAAAATATTTGTTAAAGATGCCGCCTGCTATTTACTGAGGCAATAGTACACCGCCAATGACGTGTACGACGCCATTGTCTGCATTAACATCAGCCTTTTCTACCTTAACTTGGTTGCCTGTTGCGTCAACAAGGTAGACCATACCATCGGCGATTTTAACAGTAAGTGTACCACCTTGTACGGTAGTGATAACTTGGCCATCTGTTAGGTCACCAGCGAGTACGGTGCCTGGTACGACATGATAGGTCAAGATACTTTTAAGCTGATCTTGGTTCTCTGGCTTGAGCAGCGTGTCTAGCGTACCGGCTGGCAATGCAGCGAAAGCATCATTGGTTGGGGCAAATACAGTGAACGGTCCTGCTCCCTGCAATGTTTCTACAAGATTTGCAGCTTTTACAGCAGTCACTAGGGTGCTGAGGCTTTCTGTTTCTGATGCTACCACCACTATGTCACGGTTGGCCTGTTGTTCTGCAGGTTGCATGTTACTTTGGCTCGTCTCATTTGTAGCTGTAGTATCTTCTCTATTCGCGAACCACACAATACAACCAACGGCAACTGCGATGGCTAATACAACGGCTACGATACCTGCTGTTTTGTTACTTTCCATAATACGTTCCTCCTAATTAGTTAATTACACTAACTATTATGACTGGAGGGGTGTATAGAATGTGTATAGTTACAATGTAACTATTACGGTAGTTCCTTTACCGACGGTGCTTGTTATGCTGACATCGCCATGATAGATAGAAACAAATTTATCTATTATTGCCATGCCTAAGCCGGTCCCGTCTGTATTAGTCGCATTTTTTGCTCTATAAAAACGTTGTGTAATATTGGGTAAATCTTGCTTTGGTATACCAACACCATAGTCTCTTACTTTTAGGGTCCACCCTGTTTTTGAATGTGTTAGTTGTACGTCAATTGGCTTGCCTTTTTTGTCACTAAATTTAATGGCATTTTCTAGCACATTTTTTACTATGTACACAAAATGCTGAGGATCTATTTTTGTCTTGAGCGTTGTTGGTTTTTTAAGATTCACTGCAATATGCTAGGCGACTGCTTGATGATGCAACTCTTCTACAATATCACCTAATAGTTCGGCGATATCGATCTCTTGTGTACCTGGGTAATCACGGTGTTCTAGTAGCAGTAAGTCAGTTGTTATGCTTGTCAGATGTGTTGCCTGCCTGCCAAGAGATTGAATGAACGTATTGAGCTCTTTGCCTGCAGGAGGCCGATTTTTTGCCTGCTGAAGCATTGTGCTCATAGCAGCTAACGGATTGCGTAACTCGTGAGCAGCATCTTGCATAAAACGTCGTTGCGAAAGATACGCTTCTTTTACGGGGCTGAGCAAGCGGCGCGATAGCCACCATCCAGCCAGCCCACTCATGACAATCACTGCCACGAGCACAAAAGGTAAACTCGCGGTAATTTGGTTTCTGTCTTCTCTTTGTATGATTCCAGCAATGGTTTCAAAATGGGCATGATTTGGTGCTTGGCTGGCTATGTAGGCGCTTAGTTCTGAATTGTCTTGTGCAAGCTGGCCAATTTTTGCAGCAGAAATATTTTGCTGCAAACGCTGTTCTGCGTAGGCATACATAGCAATAGATGCAACCAAAGCACAAATAATCGCTACGCCAACCGTAGCAAATGTAAGATTTTTTCTGGCTGTTGCAAGTACTTTATCCATAGTTATTAATCATTTAGTAAATAGCCGACGCCAGGTATAGTTTGGATTATCGTTAGCGTAGGATCATTAATTTTATTGCGCAAGTTAGATATATGAATGCGTATTGGGGGGTTGGTTATTGCAGCGTCATCGCCCCAAGCAGACTCAATAATATCTTGCGTACTCACGGTTGTATGACTATTTTGCATTAACTTTCGCATAATACGAAATTCAACAAGCGTGAGCTTTACCTCCTTGTCTTGTATAAAGAATTTATGTCTTTTTGGCTCTATTTTAAAGTGAGCCGTTTTTATAGGAGCAAGATCGTGTTGGATACCTTTGGTACGTAGTTGCGCGTTTATTCGGGCAACTAGCTCCCGTAAGTCAAATGGCTTCACTAAATAATCATCCATACCAGCTTCTAAACCTATAATTTTATCGTCTACTGTGTCGCGGGCTGTTATGGCTATTATCGGGCCATCAAAGCCTTGTTCTTTGAGCATTCTTGTAAATGATAAACCTGTTATGCCTGGTAACGAAATGTCAAGAACCGCTATATCAGAGGCCGCTGGATAGTTCTTTTCTTGGGCTAGTTCGGCACTTGGGGCACTCCGGACAATATATCCGTTATCAGTCAAATAGTCAGACACAGCTGTTCGCATATCTGTATTATCTTCTACGACGAGAATATTCACTTTATTCATCATATTTATAGTTTAGCATCAATGATGTTAAGCAGTCGTTAAGCTGTTACTGCTTTCGTGCTAAACTATTTGCGAATTAAAAATTGGCCGCTTTCAGCGTACGGTATGTGGTCTTTCAATATTTGTGCAAATTTTTTAGGTGCTGATATTTCGTTGAATAGTATATCTTTACCAAGTGTTGGTATAAAGATGGTTACTAAACCAAAGTTAAATAATCTGCCAAAAAAGCCTTGTTGAACAGACACAGATTGCATATTAGCATAGGGGTAAGAAATTTCTGTTTTGTGAATGATACCCCGTCTGACAACTAATTCGTTTTCTTTAATATAATAGCCTTCATTTGCCCACTGAGCGACTAAGGTGACGACAGCAGTTATCGCAAGACTTAAGAACATAACAGATAAAATAGCACGCTAGTGTATAGCTTTCACCAGCTTGGCTACGTACTTCTACAAGCGCCGTAGAAAGTAACAAATAAATGATTTCTAAGGATATTTCTATAGCAATAATTTTTATTACTAAACCAGCTGGGCTTCTCCTCACTATATCCATGGCACCCTTTCTGTTACGTGACTATTACTAACTATAAAGAATTGCTTGTTAAGGACCTGTAAAGCTGCTACTCAACCTAAGCAAAAAGCTATACCGTATATGAATGCTTGCGCTTGTAATCGCTACTTTTTGAGCACATACTATATAATGGTATGTATAAAAATGCTAGTAATATAGAATATAAAAAAACAGGCTCTCCAAGACCGATTATGCGTATAGCGACAGGTTTGAACTTTAGCTATGGTATTGTCGAGGCGACCGTAGGGCTTATGAGCGGTAGTAGCGCAGCATTTGCAAATGGCTGGCATAATTTTCTAGATTCAATTTCACATGGTGCTCATACATCAACACACAAAAAAGAGTTAAGCGACGAATATGTTCACAAAAAAGTAATGCGAAGGCGTCGATTGGCAGCAACGGCTATTGCAGCTGGGGCTATTATGACTGGCGCGAATGCTGCCCACTCTATTGCAAACCCTGAAGAAGCCCCACTAAATGTGAAGGCATTATCAGCTGAACTAGGTGCCGTGGCAATTAACGCTGGGCTTATATATTCTATAAAAAGAAGAAGAGATGATACCCTTGCATATAAAGACGCCGAGCGGCACTTTTTTGTAGATGGCAGTATGGCAACGGTGACATCTTTTGCGATTGCTGTTACGCCGTACTTTCACTATGCCGATGGGATTGGCGGTATGATTGCCACGTCTGCATCTGGTTGGTTAGCCTATAAAACATATCTAGATGATGGCGAACATGCACACGTTAGTGAACCCAGTGATGTATAGTTTAGGTATATGCTAGCAAAAAACCGTCAAAATACATTATTTTGCTTTTCACCACCTGTCATGATAGCCACGTTTATAATAGAAATTTCACTGGCTCTGTATGTAATGCTTCGGTTCCATCGCAATGAAATTACACGGCTTATTGTAGCAACATTACTCATGCTCGGGCTTTTTCAATTAGCAGAATATTTTGTATGTGGAGGTGCCAGTTTGAGCGCGGGCCAATGGTCACGGGTTGGCTATGTAGCGATTACCGCGTTACCAGCACTAGGGTTACATATGATGTTTGCACTTAATAAATCATCTGCCAACAAAATGGTGATGACTGCCTATGCGAGTATGGCCGGTTTTATGGCATATTTTCTATTATCGCCCACGGCTTTTGCTGGGCATCAATGTACTGGTAACTATGTAATATTTCAGTTGGGTGCACTGCCATCCTTATTCTATGGGTTGTATTACTATGGTTGGCTATTAGCTGCGCTGCTGGTAGGTGCACGCTTTCTTTATACCATGCCACCAAGCGCTAAAACTGAACGCAAGACAACCAAGGCTCTTATGGTGGGGTATGCAGTTTTCTTAGTTCCTACAGCAATGGTGTACGCAATTAACCCGCAAGCGCGGGCTGGTATCCCATCTATAATGTGCGGATTCGCTGTTTTATTTGCACTTATATTGGCGCTCTATATATTGCCAGAAATAGGCAATAAAAAACCATTATCTCTAGCTGCGCACGATACACCTAAAGAGAACTAGGCAATCACCCGTTACAACTGCTTAAGTAAGGCTACTTTTTTGCCATATACTTGGACGATTGGATGTTGCGGTATTTTAGCTACAAGAACTTGGTGAACGCTGTCGTACCACCATTTTTGGTCTTCTTTACCAGCGTGAAAGCGCGCCCAAAAGGTATCACCTTCCCTCGCGTGATCATGTAAAGAAGTGCTTAAGTTGTCTAGCTTGTCGCTTGCACTGACAAGCAGCGCACGCTCATCGTTTGTCGCCCATAATGTGTCTAGGTAACTTTGGTTACTTTGCCGCCAATTGGTAATTGTCTTATCCTTTGTAACGAGCTTTACAATAGAGACAATGTCATTTCCAAAGTCTTCACGCATGTGCTGTTCGCTGTAGCGAGTTGGGTCTACATCTTCTAGAACATCGTGTAGCAGCGCTGCGGCAAGCGTGGACTCGTCATTTGTATATGGCAGCAAATTACCATACACACTGTAAGGGTGAATAATATACGGTTGGTTTGTACCTTTTCTTGTTTGCCCTGCATGCGCAGCTTTAGAAATAACAAGTGCCTTGTTGGAAGGTGACATTCCTTGGGTTTTATTTCTAATATCTTGCATGGTGTCCTCCTTGGCCAAAAAATAAGAAATCGGCCCGAATTATTACTAATATAATCCGTAGCCGCAATAGACGCAGGTTGTAACTGCCGCTGTCCTACATGTATATTTTACCACTATTATTAAGATTGTAAAAACTATAAAAACGGTATATTATTCTAAAAATGCGTGATATGTATCACCCACCAGTTGGCCACCATGAGTTTGAAGAAAGTATAGAAAAACTATTGGCAGAAGAGGCCTATGACACAGCTAATAACTACGGCTATTTCACAAGCTGTTACTCTAGCGAAGCAGATCAGATTGTGACAGACATAGTTACTAATAGACTGGATATCGTAACACCAAATGAATTTGTGTCGGTTCGCTTGCGAGTTTTGCAAGAAGTGACGGTGTAACAGCATGGCCAAACAGAGCAAGCGAATATTTCGCTACAAGCAAACACTAGCTCGCCGACTGTGGGTCTGCTACTTGAATATGCACGGCATACGGCGGAGGACCCAGAACCATATGGCACATTGCCAGAGAGTCAAATACCTTGGGAACCATACCTGTTTATTGGCATAGCCCAAGAAAACGAAGACATGTCTACTAGTGTGCTTAATGCCAAAAATGGCCAAGCATTATCACTAGATGAACAGCTGGCATGTTTACGTACATTACGGGCGCTACGTTCTAACCTATCAGCGGAAGCAATGTTGAATGACATTTACAGAGATACAGGAGATGAGTCATATATTGCGGAGCCGCAATACGAATCTAACATAGACGGATTAATACCTTTTGAACCAAGTGATTATATTGACGGTTATGGTTGCTCGGTTTGCGGCAAAGATTTTACCTATTGTGAGCATCATACAGGTTGGCAAAATTGAAATACCCAAGAGGGCGCCTGCTGGCATGGTAGCTGCAGGGCCCTCTTGGGGGTGTGTCTATACCTACCTTCTCAGGCGTATTGCACGCGGACATCATGTGCACCGCAGACATGCTTTGCAACACTGACCAACACAGTTTCGTAGGCTCTTATGCTTCTGAAGTGTGGGCGCTTGTGAAGAAAAACCTCTCTATCGCTGGCATAGACGCGCGCGTCTATTTCATGAGATCTTTCTGTCAAGGCATTGCCGTATGATCGGGTGTGATGCTGCGGTTCAAGAGTTAGGACATAGGAGCCCTCTTCTCCTTTACTCACCGTGATTTGCACTGCTGTTCCCCTTTGTATTGGTGTATAAGACGGTAGTACTATACAGTAAAATAACTTAGAT includes the following:
- a CDS encoding host-nuclease inhibitor Gam family protein, which encodes MSEPEPQQAIQAPQSLMDLENLGRRLGKILRKLATTQERKQAALAKVNERYDADISSLSGDADRLVDVIIEYAHAHKPELTDTQTVHLGSMDIEWRTDGKGSLCLLVPEEEVVKRLKRFKSGRDHIVVKESVARASLKADKLTRAKLAGLVDVVYKNVVRVSVLPTPAQRKSGAKWLFVERKQ
- a CDS encoding fasciclin domain-containing protein, with product MESNKTAGIVAVVLAIAVAVGCIVWFANREDTTATNETSQSNMQPAEQQANRDIVVVASETESLSTLVTAVKAANLVETLQGAGPFTVFAPTNDAFAALPAGTLDTLLKPENQDQLKSILTYHVVPGTVLAGDLTDGQVITTVQGGTLTVKIADGMVYLVDATGNQVKVEKADVNADNGVVHVIGGVLLPQ
- a CDS encoding sensor histidine kinase — protein: MNLKKPTTLKTKIDPQHFVYIVKNVLENAIKFSDKKGKPIDVQLTHSKTGWTLKVRDYGVGIPKQDLPNITQRFYRAKNATNTDGTGLGMAIIDKFVSIYHGDVSITSTVGKGTTVIVTL
- a CDS encoding response regulator transcription factor, whose product is MMNKVNILVVEDNTDMRTAVSDYLTDNGYIVRSAPSAELAQEKNYPAASDIAVLDISLPGITGLSFTRMLKEQGFDGPIIAITARDTVDDKIIGLEAGMDDYLVKPFDLRELVARINAQLRTKGIQHDLAPIKTAHFKIEPKRHKFFIQDKEVKLTLVEFRIMRKLMQNSHTTVSTQDIIESAWGDDAAITNPPIRIHISNLRNKINDPTLTIIQTIPGVGYLLND
- a CDS encoding PH domain-containing protein — its product is MFLSLAITAVVTLVAQWANEGYYIKENELVVRRGIIHKTEISYPYANMQSVSVQQGFFGRLFNFGLVTIFIPTLGKDILFNEISAPKKFAQILKDHIPYAESGQFLIRK
- a CDS encoding bifunctional (p)ppGpp synthetase/guanosine-3',5'-bis(diphosphate) 3'-pyrophosphohydrolase, producing MQDIRNKTQGMSPSNKALVISKAAHAGQTRKGTNQPYIIHPYSVYGNLLPYTNDESTLAAALLHDVLEDVDPTRYSEQHMREDFGNDIVSIVKLVTKDKTITNWRQSNQSYLDTLWATNDERALLVSASDKLDNLSTSLHDHAREGDTFWARFHAGKEDQKWWYDSVHQVLVAKIPQHPIVQVYGKKVALLKQL